In Myxococcus guangdongensis, the sequence CAGCGCGCGAGGCATGTCTCTGGGGTGGCAGCGCAGCGCATCCTGGAGCGCTCGTGCATCCTGAAAGCAAGACGTCATGCCGCTGCCGGACAGTGGATGGCAGCAGGACGCGGCGTCGCCCACCAGCACGGCGCTCCCCTTCCACACCCTCTCCGAGAGCCGGGCATCATTGGAGGCCATCCGCAGAGTCGAAGTCGCCTCCAGCGCCCGGCGAATCTCGGCAACCAGCGCGGGAGGCAGCGTGGCCAGCAACTCAGGGCGTTCCTTCAGGGTCTGGGAGGTAGTGCCCAGAGGGAGGTCCACCATCACCCTCGCCACCCCCGGCTGGATGGCATAGGCCAGCGCGTACAGCGGACCTCCGACGAACTTGTGTCCATGCTCGGGGCGCGGCAGACAGGCGCTGTCCACACAGAGCCCCAGCATGGTGGAGATTCGGGTGTAACTCTCGGAGATACCCAGCATCCGTCTCACGGGCGACGCGCGTCCATCCGAGGCCACCAGCAACCGGGCGCGCACCTCTTGGATGACGCCGTCGTGCTGGAAGCGCAGCCGGACGCCGCGCTCGTCGTTGTGTTCCACCGAAGTCACCCGAGCCCCAGCCAGGAGCGTGACGCCCGGCTTTCGGACGACGGCTTCCAGCAGCGGTGCGGCGAGAGCGACGTGCTCAAGCGACAGGCCCGTGGTGCCGTCCTTGTACGGCAGGACGACGACTCGGGCTGGCGACGCATAGAAAATCGCGAAGCCTCGCACCGGACGCGACAGCCAGGCGTCGATGACCTCGCTGAAGCCCAACTCCCGCAGCGCGTGTACGCCGGTGGGGTGCAGCAATTCCCCCGAGAGTTGTTTGTGTCGGTCCACGCCCGCATCCACCAGCAGGACGGACTGTCCCAACTGGGCGAGCGCCGCCGCCGCGGCACATCCCGCGGGGCCGCCCCCCACCACCACCACGTCGAAATCCCACGGACCGTCCATGACGCAACAACTGCGCATGGGCCAGACCCAATGCACAGGAGAAGTCATGGTTGCCCATGAAGAGTCGTTCTGCCGAGCGGTACTCCCCCGAGTCTCCAGGACGTTCGCACTGAACATCCCCTTGTTGCCCGCCCCCCTGGACCTCGCCGTCACGGTGGCCTATCTGCTCCTACGCGTCGCGGACACGCTGGAGGATGAAATCCACTTAGCCCGTCAAGAGGAGTTGTTCGACGCGCTCGCGGACCTGGTGCGGCTCGAGCCGGGCTGGGAGTCCCGCGCTCAATCCTTCGCTCATCTAGTGGGAGGCGAGTTTCGGGCCGGCGCTCCCGAAGCGGAGGTTGAGCTCGTCGAGAGGACCGTCTGGGTGCTGAAGACCCTGGCCTCGCTCCCCTCGTGGGCCCATCCTCCTATCGCCCGCTGCGTGCGCGTCATGACGGTTGGAATGAAGCAGGTTCAGCGACAGCACGGCGGCGGCAAGCCGGTGATGGGGTTGCCCGACCTACAGACGATGCTCGCCTACTGCTACTTCGCGGCGGGTGTGGTGGGCGAGATGCTAACGGAACTCTTCATCGCCTACTCCCCCGCCATCAACGCAACTCGACGCGGCCAGCTACAGAGTCAGTCCATCGCATTCGGTGAGGCCTTGCAGCTCACCAACATGCTCAAGGACGTGCGCGAGGACATGGAGCAGGGACGCTGCTGGCTGCCGCTGGACAGGATGGCGCGCCATGGACTGAAGACCTCCACGCTGACGCTCCCCAGCCACCGCGAACAGGCCATGGCGCTGCACTCGGAGTTGATGGTGGTGGCTCGGCGGGCACAGCAAGAGGCGCTCGAGTATGTGCTCGCACTCCCCGCCGAGGAGCCGAAGCTCCGGCTGTTCTGCTTGTACCCCCTGTTCTTCTCGGTGAAGACGCTCCGCCTCATCGACAACAACCCCGGGGTGTTCGATGTCCCCCCACTGAAGCTCAGCCGCGAGGAGGTGTTCGAACTCGTGCAGCTCCTGCACGCGCGAGTGGATTCAGACTCGGCGCTGCGGGCCCTCTTCGTGGAGTGCTCGCACGGCCCTCCGGAGGTGGAGGCGATGAGATGACGCGACAGGCCCGGGAGGTGCTGGTGCAGCCCCAGGAGGAGGACTCTCGGTTTCGTAGCGCACTACGCCGGCCTGCCTCCCGACGAAGGACAACAACCGGCGGCGCGTCCAGCAGACAGGGGCTGATGGAGGCACTCCAAGGACAATTCGCTTCAAGAGCCCCTGGCGCGCCCTCACACCGAACTCACACCATGCCGCCCAGCGCCGCGTCCTTGCCGATGGAGCGGAGGTAGTCGCGGAACATCTCCCACGTGTTGCCGGGGACGAGTCCGCGCGCGAAGGCGTTGACCTGCCACTCGCGCAGCAGTCCGTCCGCGCGCAGCAGTGGCCAGGGCCGGCCCGCCGCGGTGCGCGCCTCCAGCATGAGGCGCTCGAGCTCTCCCGCCGCTTCCAGGAAGGTGGCCGTCGGGTGGGCCACCAGCCAGTCGTAGGCCGCGGACTTCGCGGGGTAGCGCTCCTCCTGGGCCGCCAGCTCGAGCGCGGAGTACTTGCCCCAGTCGTCGGTGAGTCCCCCTCCCCCGGCCTGCAACACCTGCAGCTCGCCCTCCAACCCGGCGCGCTCCACCTGGAGAGCCTGGCCGACGCCAGCGAAGTGGCGCGAGGCCGAGGCGGCCGCGTCCTGCTGGCCGCGCACGCGCGCAAGCTGGCACGTCACGTCGCGCCGACGGGCCTCGATGGCGTTGCGCTGGTACACCTCTTCTGGGGTGAGGGGCGGCATGGGCAGTCTCCGGGGCGCTACTCGCGAGGCTTGGCGTTGTGCGACAGCAGTCCCTGCACGTTGTACGTGCGGGCGCCGTGGACGGTGAGGCGGACGACATCACCCTCCCCCTCCTCCTCGACGCCTAGGACGCGGCCGGGCCGTGAGCCGAGGAGGACGTCCCCGGTCCGCAGGGCGTTGAGCGCCGTCCACCCGGCGCCCTCCACGAAGAGGGGGTGGAGGCTGGAAGCGACGAGGCCGCGGCCGTCCTCCAGCAGCAGACGGTGTCGGCGCGCGCGCGCCCGCTGCACCGCCGCCACCTGGTAGGCGTCCAGCTT encodes:
- a CDS encoding FAD-dependent oxidoreductase, translating into MDGPWDFDVVVVGGGPAGCAAAAALAQLGQSVLLVDAGVDRHKQLSGELLHPTGVHALRELGFSEVIDAWLSRPVRGFAIFYASPARVVVLPYKDGTTGLSLEHVALAAPLLEAVVRKPGVTLLAGARVTSVEHNDERGVRLRFQHDGVIQEVRARLLVASDGRASPVRRMLGISESYTRISTMLGLCVDSACLPRPEHGHKFVGGPLYALAYAIQPGVARVMVDLPLGTTSQTLKERPELLATLPPALVAEIRRALEATSTLRMASNDARLSERVWKGSAVLVGDAASCCHPLSGSGMTSCFQDARALQDALRCHPRDMPRALEQYARVRRPAQRTRVALASSLYSACAGQDEGMQALRLGLIRYWDSSPRSARAAMSLLSSEDSRMTVLAREYLCIVGHSLMTLRPGQQHYVRPRAAVSLLRSAGPPLRAVLASTLEQVEGWCHRRLRHLRRHARPLGQGAAQGRRRTQPVTPAVPVHVA
- a CDS encoding phytoene/squalene synthase family protein — its product is MVAHEESFCRAVLPRVSRTFALNIPLLPAPLDLAVTVAYLLLRVADTLEDEIHLARQEELFDALADLVRLEPGWESRAQSFAHLVGGEFRAGAPEAEVELVERTVWVLKTLASLPSWAHPPIARCVRVMTVGMKQVQRQHGGGKPVMGLPDLQTMLAYCYFAAGVVGEMLTELFIAYSPAINATRRGQLQSQSIAFGEALQLTNMLKDVREDMEQGRCWLPLDRMARHGLKTSTLTLPSHREQAMALHSELMVVARRAQQEALEYVLALPAEEPKLRLFCLYPLFFSVKTLRLIDNNPGVFDVPPLKLSREEVFELVQLLHARVDSDSALRALFVECSHGPPEVEAMR